Proteins from a genomic interval of Anas platyrhynchos isolate ZD024472 breed Pekin duck chromosome 4, IASCAAS_PekinDuck_T2T, whole genome shotgun sequence:
- the SLC39A8 gene encoding metal cation symporter ZIP8 isoform X1, with protein sequence MLPNAAAAFSADVILAFGTNGSLSAAQLSALLDRQTAPPPSQLLPQPQHNQCLTGEEIFSLHGIPNNSRVSDSDFSTICPAVLQQLIFHPCDHQENIVDTTKPHSLQVWGFGFLAVTIINLASLLGLILTPLLKKSYFPKILTYFVGLAIGTLFSNAIFQLIPEAFGFDPKVDNYIEKAVAVFGGFYILFFVERVLKVILKIYNQTGHKHSGHGEQNQCQDKANPHKPPSSSNGVTCYANSAVIENNGNLGFDSISVVSAQEEVTQSKLCKCLHGHPLSKIGTIAWMVTLSDAVHNFIDGLAIGASFTLSVFQGLSTSIAILCEEFPHELGDFVILLSAGMSTRQALFFNFLSACSCYIGMAFGILVGNNFAPNIIFAVAGGMFLYISLADMFPEMNDMLREKVTGRKTDLTFFLIQNAGLLTGFAAILLITLYAGDIQL encoded by the exons ATGCTCCCAAACGCGGCCGCCGCTTTCTCCGCCGACGTGATCCTCGCCTTCGGCACCAACGGGAGCCTGTCGGCAGCCCAGCTCTCCGCCCTGCTCGACCGCCAGACCGCCCCGCCGccgtcccagctcctgccccagccgCAGCACAACCAG TGCTTGACTGGGGAGgaaattttttctttgcatggaATACCCAACAACAGTCGTGTATCAGATTCAGACTTCTCTACGATATGTCCTGCTGTTTTGCAACAGCTAATTTTTCACCCGTGTGATCATCAGGAAAACATTGTGGATACAACTAAACCACATTCTTTACAAG TTTGGGGATTTGGGTTCCTGGCTGTGACTATCATTAACTTGGCATCACTCCTGGGATTGATTTTAACTCCTCTCTTAAAAAAGTCATATTTCCCCAAGATTCTAACCTACTTTGTGGGCTTGGCCATCGGTACTCTCTTTTCTAATGCAATTTTCCAGCTCATTCCAGAG GCGTTTGGATTTGACCCCAAAGTAGATAACTATATCGAGAAAGCCGTTGCTGTGTTTGGTGGATTCTATATTCTCTTCTTTGTGGAAAGGGTTCTGAAAGTGATATTGAAGATCTATAACCAG ACTGGCCATAAACACTCAGGACATGGTGAACAGAATCAATGTCAGGATAAGGCTAACCCACACAAACCACCATCATCCAGCAACGGGGTGACCTGTTATGCAAACTCAGCCGTTATAGAGAACAATGGAAATCTTGGTTTTGACAGCATCAGTGTGGTCTCAGCACAG GAGGAAGTAACCCAAAGCAAGTTATGTAAATGTCTCCATGGGCACCCACTGTCGAAGATCGGAACCATTGCTTGGATGGTAACACTGAGTGATGCCGTACACAATTTCATAGATGGTTTGGCAATTGGTGCTTCTTTCACTTTGTCTGTGTTTCAAGGACTGAGTACCTCCATAGCCATCTTGTGTGAAGAGTTTCCTCATGAGCTAG gGGATTTTGTCATCTTGCTTAGTGCAGGAATGAGTACTCGGCAGGCTCTGTTTTTCAACTTTCTGTCTGCGTGTTCCTGTTATATTGGGATGGCTTTCGGTATATTAGTAGGCAACAACTTTGCTCCTAACATCATCTTTgcagtagctggtggaatgttCCTGTATATCTCTCTGGCAGATATG TTCCCAGAGATGAATGATATGCTGAGAGAGAAAGTGACAGGAAGAAAGACGGATCTTACATTCTTCCTTATTCAGAACGCTGGTTTACTAACGGGGTTTGCTGCTATACTGTTGATTACCTTGTACGCAGGAGATATTCAGCTGTGA
- the SLC39A8 gene encoding metal cation symporter ZIP8 isoform X2 has translation MCLTGEEIFSLHGIPNNSRVSDSDFSTICPAVLQQLIFHPCDHQENIVDTTKPHSLQVWGFGFLAVTIINLASLLGLILTPLLKKSYFPKILTYFVGLAIGTLFSNAIFQLIPEAFGFDPKVDNYIEKAVAVFGGFYILFFVERVLKVILKIYNQTGHKHSGHGEQNQCQDKANPHKPPSSSNGVTCYANSAVIENNGNLGFDSISVVSAQEEVTQSKLCKCLHGHPLSKIGTIAWMVTLSDAVHNFIDGLAIGASFTLSVFQGLSTSIAILCEEFPHELGDFVILLSAGMSTRQALFFNFLSACSCYIGMAFGILVGNNFAPNIIFAVAGGMFLYISLADMFPEMNDMLREKVTGRKTDLTFFLIQNAGLLTGFAAILLITLYAGDIQL, from the exons TGCTTGACTGGGGAGgaaattttttctttgcatggaATACCCAACAACAGTCGTGTATCAGATTCAGACTTCTCTACGATATGTCCTGCTGTTTTGCAACAGCTAATTTTTCACCCGTGTGATCATCAGGAAAACATTGTGGATACAACTAAACCACATTCTTTACAAG TTTGGGGATTTGGGTTCCTGGCTGTGACTATCATTAACTTGGCATCACTCCTGGGATTGATTTTAACTCCTCTCTTAAAAAAGTCATATTTCCCCAAGATTCTAACCTACTTTGTGGGCTTGGCCATCGGTACTCTCTTTTCTAATGCAATTTTCCAGCTCATTCCAGAG GCGTTTGGATTTGACCCCAAAGTAGATAACTATATCGAGAAAGCCGTTGCTGTGTTTGGTGGATTCTATATTCTCTTCTTTGTGGAAAGGGTTCTGAAAGTGATATTGAAGATCTATAACCAG ACTGGCCATAAACACTCAGGACATGGTGAACAGAATCAATGTCAGGATAAGGCTAACCCACACAAACCACCATCATCCAGCAACGGGGTGACCTGTTATGCAAACTCAGCCGTTATAGAGAACAATGGAAATCTTGGTTTTGACAGCATCAGTGTGGTCTCAGCACAG GAGGAAGTAACCCAAAGCAAGTTATGTAAATGTCTCCATGGGCACCCACTGTCGAAGATCGGAACCATTGCTTGGATGGTAACACTGAGTGATGCCGTACACAATTTCATAGATGGTTTGGCAATTGGTGCTTCTTTCACTTTGTCTGTGTTTCAAGGACTGAGTACCTCCATAGCCATCTTGTGTGAAGAGTTTCCTCATGAGCTAG gGGATTTTGTCATCTTGCTTAGTGCAGGAATGAGTACTCGGCAGGCTCTGTTTTTCAACTTTCTGTCTGCGTGTTCCTGTTATATTGGGATGGCTTTCGGTATATTAGTAGGCAACAACTTTGCTCCTAACATCATCTTTgcagtagctggtggaatgttCCTGTATATCTCTCTGGCAGATATG TTCCCAGAGATGAATGATATGCTGAGAGAGAAAGTGACAGGAAGAAAGACGGATCTTACATTCTTCCTTATTCAGAACGCTGGTTTACTAACGGGGTTTGCTGCTATACTGTTGATTACCTTGTACGCAGGAGATATTCAGCTGTGA